Within Protaetiibacter intestinalis, the genomic segment CCGAAGGTGCTCGGCAGCATCGAGGCCGCGGGCGTCGAGCTGACCGACATCGCCCAGGTCTTCCAGAAGTCCGGCACGACGCAGGTCTCCTGGAAGGACAGCGGCATCACCTCCGTCGCCGACTTCGAGGGCAAGCGCATCGGCTCGTGGGGCTACGGCAACGAGTGGGAGATCTTCGCCGCCATGGCCGCCGACGGCCTCGACTCGACCTCCGTGTCGATCACGACGCAGGACTTCTCGATGAACGCCCTGTTCGACAACGACGTGGATGCCGCCCAGGCCATGACCTACAACGAGCTCGCACAGGTGCTCGAGACGGTCAACCCGGCCACCGGTGAGCTCTACACGCTCGACGACCTCAACGTCATCCACTACGAGGACACCGAGGGCGCCATGCTGCAGGACGCCATCTGGGCCGACACCCAGCGCCTCTCCGACGACCCCGCGTACGCGGACGCCGCGGTGCGCTTCCTCAAGGCGATCGCGAAGGGCTGGCTGTACGCCCGCGACAACCCGGAGGACGCCGCGTCGATCGTCTACGACATCGCCGCGAACGCCGAGGCCGCCTACCCGGTCGGTCCCGTGCACCAGCTGTGGATGATGAACGAGGTCAACAAGCTGATCTGGACGGGCGCCGACTTCGGCGTCGTGGACTCCGCGGCCTGGAAGAAGACGGTCGCGGGCGCGCTCGCGGCGGTCAACCAGGACGGCCTCAACCTCATCACGGCCGAGCCCCCGGCA encodes:
- a CDS encoding ABC transporter substrate-binding protein gives rise to the protein MRLSKRRGLAIASAAAVAALTLSACASTPSDDDSSDDGGDFTPITSIKLQLQWLPQAQFAGYYLAQEKGYFEEEGFDDVEIIPSGGDIVPQDALVAGDVDFAIAWVPKVLGSIEAAGVELTDIAQVFQKSGTTQVSWKDSGITSVADFEGKRIGSWGYGNEWEIFAAMAADGLDSTSVSITTQDFSMNALFDNDVDAAQAMTYNELAQVLETVNPATGELYTLDDLNVIHYEDTEGAMLQDAIWADTQRLSDDPAYADAAVRFLKAIAKGWLYARDNPEDAASIVYDIAANAEAAYPVGPVHQLWMMNEVNKLIWTGADFGVVDSAAWKKTVAGALAAVNQDGLNLITAEPPASAYSNEYIEKALAELADEGVDMSGEYTPIDVTLTEGGQ